From Desulfovibrio inopinatus DSM 10711, the proteins below share one genomic window:
- a CDS encoding DJ-1 family glyoxalase III, giving the protein MSKTVLIPLADGFEEIEAMTMIDVLRRAGADLTVCSLAEEKTVTGAHGVRVIADEPLSMVENCTFDLVALPGGMPGASNLRASEALTKILAAQNAHQGLIGAICAAPAVVLNEIGLLEGKMATAYPGFIDTIPEDRRSTDTVVEDGHIVTSAGPGTAIEFALRLTTRLFGPAKAAEVSAGMLVVQ; this is encoded by the coding sequence ATGTCCAAGACCGTATTGATTCCACTCGCCGACGGTTTTGAAGAAATTGAAGCCATGACCATGATAGATGTTTTACGTCGCGCCGGAGCCGACCTTACCGTATGCTCACTGGCAGAAGAAAAAACCGTGACCGGTGCACACGGCGTCCGTGTTATCGCTGACGAACCCTTGTCCATGGTCGAAAACTGCACGTTCGACCTCGTTGCCCTTCCTGGAGGGATGCCCGGAGCCTCAAATTTGCGTGCTTCCGAAGCTTTAACGAAGATATTGGCCGCACAGAACGCACATCAAGGATTGATCGGCGCTATTTGCGCCGCTCCGGCTGTGGTACTGAACGAAATAGGCTTACTTGAGGGCAAAATGGCCACGGCGTACCCGGGATTCATCGATACTATTCCGGAAGACCGTCGCTCGACTGATACTGTTGTTGAAGACGGCCACATCGTGACGAGTGCCGGTCCAGGAACCGCAATAGAATTTGCCTTGCGTCTGACAACTCGACTCTTCGGTCCAGCCAAAGCCGCCGAGGTAAGCGCTGGCATGCTTGTTGTTCAATAA
- a CDS encoding bacteriohemerythrin — translation MAILEWSESLSVNIHIMDEQHHQLLRMVNTLYDAMQNQTNTDPVHSILEQMHQYAITHFGTEEAFMEQHTYPEILPHKEEHQKFIDKISQIRLHEQTETAANSIDLINFLSNWLVDHIHGTDKKLGAYLASCGVH, via the coding sequence ATGGCTATACTTGAATGGAGTGAAAGCCTTTCTGTCAATATACACATTATGGACGAGCAACATCACCAGCTTCTGCGCATGGTGAATACACTCTACGACGCTATGCAGAATCAGACGAATACGGACCCTGTTCATTCTATTTTAGAACAAATGCATCAGTACGCAATAACGCATTTCGGAACAGAAGAAGCATTTATGGAGCAACATACCTACCCAGAAATTCTCCCTCATAAAGAAGAACACCAGAAGTTCATTGATAAGATTTCTCAAATTCGTCTTCATGAACAAACCGAGACTGCCGCGAACTCCATAGATCTCATCAATTTCTTAAGCAATTGGCTCGTGGATCACATCCATGGCACAGATAAAAAACTAGGAGCCTACTTGGCTTCGTGTGGGGTGCACTAA
- the wrbA gene encoding NAD(P)H:quinone oxidoreductase has translation MNVLIVYYSLYGHIHSMAQAMAEGVGEVEGATPILKRVPETLSDDILTKMGALDIQKGMSSIEVATPQDLAAADAVIFGTPTRFGNMCGQMRQFLDATGQLWDTGALVGKVGSVFTSSNTQHGGQESTILSFHISLLHHGMVIVGLPYAYEGLMNTSEVCGCSPYGASTVAGADGAKTPNDTELRGARFQGRHVATIASKLIG, from the coding sequence ATGAATGTACTTATCGTCTATTATTCCTTGTATGGCCACATTCACAGTATGGCACAAGCCATGGCTGAAGGAGTGGGGGAAGTTGAAGGAGCCACACCCATCCTCAAACGAGTTCCTGAAACGCTGAGTGATGATATCCTGACCAAAATGGGAGCTCTGGATATCCAAAAAGGTATGTCCAGCATCGAAGTGGCCACCCCACAAGATTTAGCTGCTGCCGATGCGGTCATTTTCGGCACCCCGACGCGTTTCGGAAATATGTGCGGACAGATGCGTCAGTTTCTCGATGCGACAGGACAACTCTGGGATACGGGGGCACTGGTTGGGAAAGTGGGAAGTGTTTTCACTTCATCCAACACGCAGCATGGTGGGCAGGAAAGTACTATTTTAAGCTTTCATATCTCATTGCTTCATCATGGCATGGTCATTGTAGGCTTGCCGTATGCTTATGAAGGCCTCATGAATACGTCTGAAGTCTGCGGCTGCTCGCCATATGGTGCGTCCACGGTTGCCGGGGCTGATGGAGCGAAAACGCCGAATGATACGGAATTGCGTGGTGCTCGTTTTCAGGGACGGCATGTTGCAACGATTGCCAGTAAACTCATTGGCTGA